A genome region from Engraulis encrasicolus isolate BLACKSEA-1 chromosome 6, IST_EnEncr_1.0, whole genome shotgun sequence includes the following:
- the LOC134450268 gene encoding uncharacterized protein LOC134450268 isoform X1 has protein sequence MKFFFSDVQVVLKPQMVSVETQTESDGWRSTPLVSPEHSEDELSDAMDKSGDVSWNPDEDMLSESSEEEEEAQLESQCTNDDDTDKFIVGKEQLLSLFSTCPACGEESQGRIIFQQGTYIKVQQSCGNCGHQQNWQNQRMLHRNMPAFNLTLSGAIHFTGCMATQTIRMLKLFGLQCISAPTFFRHQRLYTIPTIITAWEEEKKEIIRELKELDGGLVLSGDCRSDSPGHCAKYGSYTLIEDRVNKVLDVQLVQSSEVPSSSWCELEGLKRSIQSLKEQNMQVSTLITDRNRQVAKWVREQMAETSHFFDIWHIGKSVQKALDAGAKERGCEDLSLWRPAIINHLYWTAASTPSGDPDVMEAKWTSMIHHVQDIHHHETPAFPSCAHPPLEGEARDKEWLEPGSAAAVKLESIAAKKALLKDVRKLSPQHQTYSLEAYHSLILRFAPKHTGFSYLGMFSRLLLAALHFNCNSGRDVARTSTGEARYAVRYPRFKKGGWVVRPIVEKASYGYASQLMTSLEEGYTNSPQALQDRSALLGSTAPPPLTSSLQKIAKDEAVGLHIQRHSRFNTSGTS, from the exons ATGAAGTTCTTTTTCTCAGATGTGCAGGTAGTGTTGAAGCCTCAGATGGTCAGTGTGGAAACCCAGACAGAATCTGATGGATGGCGGTCAACACCACTGGTCAGTCCGGAACACAGTGAAGATGAATTATCAGATGCTATGGACAAGTCTGGGGATGTGTCGTGGAATCCTGATGAAGACATGCTGAGTGAGTcgtctgaggaggaggaggaagcgcaGCTGGAATCTCAGTGTACCAATGACGA TGATACTGACAAGTTCATTGTTGGGAAGGAGCAGCTCCTGTCATTGTTCAGCACGTGTCCGGCATGTGGTGAAGAAAGCCAGGGGCGCATAATATTCCAGCAAGGGACATACATAAAAGTTCAGCAG TCATGTGGAAACTGTGGCCATCAGCAAAACTGGCAAAACCAACGTATGCTACACCGAAACATGCCTGCCTTCAACCTTACACTTAGTGGCGCCATCCATTTTACTGGCTGCATGGCTACCCAGACCATAAGGATGCTTAAGTTGTTTGGACTGCAATGCATTAGCGCCCCCACGTTTTTTCGGCATCAACGCCTCTACACGATCCCAACAATTATAACTGcctgggaggaggagaaaaaggagatcATCAGAGAGCTCAAAGAGCTTGATGGTGGACTGGTCCTCTCAGGTGATTGCCG ATCGGACTCCCCTGGACACTGTGCAAAGTATGGCAGCTACACATTGATTGAAGACCGAGTCAATAAGGTGTTGGATGTACAACTCGTCCAG AGTTCAGAAGTCCCTAGCAGCTCATGGTGTGAGCTAGAGGGGTTGAAGAGGAGCATCCAGTCTCTGAAAGAGCAAAACATGCAAGTCTCCACTTTGATCACGGACAGAAATCGACAG GTGGCCAAATGGGTCCGGGAGCAGATGGCAGAAACAAGCCATTTTTTTGACATTTGGCATATCGGAAAAA GTGTTCAGAAAGCACTGGATGCTGGCGCAAAGGAGAGGGGGTGCGAGGACCTAAGCCTTTGGAGGCCCGCGATAATTAATCACCTCTACTGGACGGCTGCTTCCACCCCTTCAGGAGATCCGGATGTGATGGAGGCGAAATGGACCAGCATGATCCACCATGTGCAGGACATTCATCATCATGAAACGCCTGCCTTTCCTAGCTGTGCCCATCCGCCATTGGAAGGGGAGGCACGTGACAAGGAGTGGCTGGAACCAG gatctgctgctgctgtgaagcTGGAGAGCATTGCAGCCAAAAAAGCCCTGCTGAAGGATGTGAGAAAATTGTCACCCCAGCACCAGACCTACTCTCTGGAGGCATATCACTCCCTCATCCTACGCTTTGCGCCAAAACATACTGGCTTCTCCTATCTGGGCATGTTTAGCAG ACTGCTGTTGGCAGCACTGCACTTTAACTGCAATAGTGGCAGAGATGTGGCACGGACCAGTACTGGAGAGGCACGCTACGCAGTCCGGTACCCTCGATTCAAGAAAGGTGGCTGGGTGGTCCGTCCAATTGTGGAAAAAGCATCTTATG GTTACGCTTCACAACTGATGACATCCCTGGAGGAGGGGTATACAAATTCACCACAGGCCCTCCAAGACAGAAGTGCTCTTCTGGGTTCCACTGCaccacctcccctcacctcttctctccagaAGATTGCCAAGGATGAAGCAGTCGGACTACATATTCAACGGCACTCACGCTTCAACACTAGCGGCACATCTTAA
- the LOC134450268 gene encoding uncharacterized protein LOC134450268 isoform X2: MVSVETQTESDGWRSTPLVSPEHSEDELSDAMDKSGDVSWNPDEDMLSESSEEEEEAQLESQCTNDDDTDKFIVGKEQLLSLFSTCPACGEESQGRIIFQQGTYIKVQQSCGNCGHQQNWQNQRMLHRNMPAFNLTLSGAIHFTGCMATQTIRMLKLFGLQCISAPTFFRHQRLYTIPTIITAWEEEKKEIIRELKELDGGLVLSGDCRSDSPGHCAKYGSYTLIEDRVNKVLDVQLVQSSEVPSSSWCELEGLKRSIQSLKEQNMQVSTLITDRNRQVAKWVREQMAETSHFFDIWHIGKSVQKALDAGAKERGCEDLSLWRPAIINHLYWTAASTPSGDPDVMEAKWTSMIHHVQDIHHHETPAFPSCAHPPLEGEARDKEWLEPGSAAAVKLESIAAKKALLKDVRKLSPQHQTYSLEAYHSLILRFAPKHTGFSYLGMFSRLLLAALHFNCNSGRDVARTSTGEARYAVRYPRFKKGGWVVRPIVEKASYGYASQLMTSLEEGYTNSPQALQDRSALLGSTAPPPLTSSLQKIAKDEAVGLHIQRHSRFNTSGTS, from the exons ATGGTCAGTGTGGAAACCCAGACAGAATCTGATGGATGGCGGTCAACACCACTGGTCAGTCCGGAACACAGTGAAGATGAATTATCAGATGCTATGGACAAGTCTGGGGATGTGTCGTGGAATCCTGATGAAGACATGCTGAGTGAGTcgtctgaggaggaggaggaagcgcaGCTGGAATCTCAGTGTACCAATGACGA TGATACTGACAAGTTCATTGTTGGGAAGGAGCAGCTCCTGTCATTGTTCAGCACGTGTCCGGCATGTGGTGAAGAAAGCCAGGGGCGCATAATATTCCAGCAAGGGACATACATAAAAGTTCAGCAG TCATGTGGAAACTGTGGCCATCAGCAAAACTGGCAAAACCAACGTATGCTACACCGAAACATGCCTGCCTTCAACCTTACACTTAGTGGCGCCATCCATTTTACTGGCTGCATGGCTACCCAGACCATAAGGATGCTTAAGTTGTTTGGACTGCAATGCATTAGCGCCCCCACGTTTTTTCGGCATCAACGCCTCTACACGATCCCAACAATTATAACTGcctgggaggaggagaaaaaggagatcATCAGAGAGCTCAAAGAGCTTGATGGTGGACTGGTCCTCTCAGGTGATTGCCG ATCGGACTCCCCTGGACACTGTGCAAAGTATGGCAGCTACACATTGATTGAAGACCGAGTCAATAAGGTGTTGGATGTACAACTCGTCCAG AGTTCAGAAGTCCCTAGCAGCTCATGGTGTGAGCTAGAGGGGTTGAAGAGGAGCATCCAGTCTCTGAAAGAGCAAAACATGCAAGTCTCCACTTTGATCACGGACAGAAATCGACAG GTGGCCAAATGGGTCCGGGAGCAGATGGCAGAAACAAGCCATTTTTTTGACATTTGGCATATCGGAAAAA GTGTTCAGAAAGCACTGGATGCTGGCGCAAAGGAGAGGGGGTGCGAGGACCTAAGCCTTTGGAGGCCCGCGATAATTAATCACCTCTACTGGACGGCTGCTTCCACCCCTTCAGGAGATCCGGATGTGATGGAGGCGAAATGGACCAGCATGATCCACCATGTGCAGGACATTCATCATCATGAAACGCCTGCCTTTCCTAGCTGTGCCCATCCGCCATTGGAAGGGGAGGCACGTGACAAGGAGTGGCTGGAACCAG gatctgctgctgctgtgaagcTGGAGAGCATTGCAGCCAAAAAAGCCCTGCTGAAGGATGTGAGAAAATTGTCACCCCAGCACCAGACCTACTCTCTGGAGGCATATCACTCCCTCATCCTACGCTTTGCGCCAAAACATACTGGCTTCTCCTATCTGGGCATGTTTAGCAG ACTGCTGTTGGCAGCACTGCACTTTAACTGCAATAGTGGCAGAGATGTGGCACGGACCAGTACTGGAGAGGCACGCTACGCAGTCCGGTACCCTCGATTCAAGAAAGGTGGCTGGGTGGTCCGTCCAATTGTGGAAAAAGCATCTTATG GTTACGCTTCACAACTGATGACATCCCTGGAGGAGGGGTATACAAATTCACCACAGGCCCTCCAAGACAGAAGTGCTCTTCTGGGTTCCACTGCaccacctcccctcacctcttctctccagaAGATTGCCAAGGATGAAGCAGTCGGACTACATATTCAACGGCACTCACGCTTCAACACTAGCGGCACATCTTAA
- the LOC134450270 gene encoding P2X purinoceptor 7-like yields MFRLINVTQIRYKGDFGENCIRLRSWSKKIPLATVTWPQGNVDIKTRSKLRGYWKNMEEYEEEFGGCLQYDGPVAYNYEPKRREREQSQTPGPVMGRINGHRREMEMWSIENQWRVEQVSWCLCTQCASMPSALESVCCREIEEYRALLENLPEDITCLTRRPGFQSVCLDPYVLEVAYLAFKQEHGPLQATKPEQYRYTAYRQIVRWAYGTLGRQIRKPIPACVVAAIRRQYPEEGGTYKGFEWADLEDSFSFK; encoded by the exons ATGTTTCGGTTAATTAATGTCACACAAATACGCTATAAAGGTGATTTTGGAGAAAATTGTATAAGATTACGCTCTTGGTCGAAAAAAATCCCCTTGGCGACTGTGACGTGGCCTCAGGGGAACGTTGATATTAAAACACGTTCTAAGCTGAGAGGATACTGGAAAAATATGGAGGAGTACGAGGAAGAGTTTGGAGGTTGTTTGCAATACGACGGACCTGTGGCGTACAACTACGAGCCAAAAAGACGAGAAAGGGAACAGAGCCAGACGCCGGGGCCGGTCATGGGAAGGATAAATGGTcacaggagagagatggagatgtggaGCATCGAAAACCAGTGGAGAGTGGAGCAGGTGTCCTG GTGCCTTTGTACCCAGTGCGCGTCCATGCCCTCTGCGTTGGAGAGCGTCTGTTGCAGGGAGATAGAGGAGTACCGCGCTCTTCTTGAGAACCTCCCAGAGGACATTACCTGCCTGACGCGTCGTCCCGGTTTCCAGAGCGTGTGCCTGGACCCGTATGTGCTGGAGGTGGCATATTTGGCTTTTAAGCAAGAACATGGTCCTCTCCAAGCCACCAAGCCAGA GCAATATCGATACACAGCATACCGGCAGATTGTCCGCTGGGCATATGGCACTTTGGGTCGACAGATCCGAAAACCTATTCCGGCATGCGTTGTGGCTGCAATAAGGAGGCAGTACCCAGAGGAAGGAGGGACCTATAAAGGTTTTGAATGGGCTGATCTGGAggattctttttcttttaaataa